The Brevibacillus brevis genome contains a region encoding:
- the purN gene encoding phosphoribosylglycinamide formyltransferase has protein sequence MVRKLAIFASGSGSNFEAIVQAVQEGKLTGVEVALLVCDKPGAKVLERAERLGIDAFVFQPKEYADKAAFEQEIVAQLQKRDISLVVLAGYMRLVGDTLLSYYEGKIINLHPSLLPAFPGKDAIGQALAYGVKITGVTVHLVDAGLDTGPIIAQIPVAVQEADTAETLAARIHAVEHELLVKVIGLLVDERVKLEGRLVQLT, from the coding sequence ATGGTGAGAAAGCTGGCCATTTTCGCCTCAGGCAGCGGCTCCAACTTTGAAGCGATCGTGCAGGCTGTACAGGAAGGCAAGCTCACAGGTGTAGAAGTTGCCTTGCTCGTGTGCGACAAGCCCGGCGCCAAGGTTTTGGAACGGGCAGAGCGTTTAGGGATCGACGCCTTTGTTTTTCAACCGAAGGAGTATGCAGACAAGGCGGCTTTTGAGCAGGAAATAGTGGCACAGCTCCAAAAACGCGATATATCGCTGGTTGTGCTGGCAGGCTACATGCGGTTGGTGGGCGACACCCTTTTGTCTTACTACGAAGGAAAAATCATCAATCTGCATCCATCGCTTTTGCCTGCTTTCCCAGGAAAAGACGCGATTGGTCAGGCACTCGCATACGGGGTAAAGATAACGGGGGTAACGGTACATCTGGTTGATGCTGGTCTGGATACAGGGCCGATCATTGCCCAGATTCCCGTAGCAGTGCAAGAAGCAGATACGGCTGAGACTTTGGCGGCTCGCATCCATGCCGTGGAGCATGAGCTTTTGGTGAAGGTCATTGGCCTTTTGGTGGACGAAAGAGTAAAGCTTGAGGGACGGCTTGTCCAGCTGACGTAA
- a CDS encoding magnesium transporter CorA family protein — MLNIYKTNAMGKIEERHQFEKGCWIHLTDPSEQEKQQVVRELSIDLHFLQDALDDEEIGRIDKDGNRVMLYVDIPISTKEGTKDNYTTVPLGIMVMEDYILTVCLVETAVMNEFVQGKVKSFHTHMRNRFVLQILSNASHYYLQYLKKINKQTEMLEKSLRQSTKNNELLTLLELQKSLVYFSTSLETNSLLISLLRSGSYLKMYEEDKELLEEVKIETKQAIKMTEIYTAILGNIMNGFGSVISNNLNRVLKLLTAITIVITLPMVIGTFYGMNVALPFQDHPYAFTIIMIMCTTITSVTALLFWRKKYF; from the coding sequence ATGTTGAACATTTACAAAACGAATGCCATGGGAAAAATAGAAGAACGGCATCAATTTGAAAAAGGCTGCTGGATCCATCTGACCGATCCTTCTGAGCAAGAAAAGCAACAAGTCGTCAGGGAGTTGTCGATTGACCTTCATTTTTTGCAGGATGCCCTTGATGACGAAGAAATAGGACGGATCGATAAGGACGGCAACCGCGTGATGCTCTACGTGGACATCCCGATCTCCACGAAGGAAGGGACGAAGGACAACTACACGACGGTTCCGCTGGGAATCATGGTGATGGAAGATTATATCTTAACCGTTTGCCTGGTAGAAACGGCTGTCATGAATGAGTTCGTCCAAGGAAAAGTGAAAAGCTTTCACACGCACATGCGAAACCGGTTCGTTCTGCAAATTTTATCAAATGCATCCCACTATTATTTGCAGTACTTGAAAAAAATCAACAAACAGACAGAAATGCTGGAAAAATCGTTGCGACAATCGACGAAAAACAATGAACTGCTTACCTTGCTTGAATTGCAGAAAAGCCTCGTTTATTTTTCGACGTCCCTGGAAACGAACAGTCTGTTGATCTCCCTGCTTCGGAGCGGCAGTTATTTGAAAATGTACGAAGAAGATAAGGAGCTGCTGGAAGAAGTAAAAATCGAAACCAAGCAGGCTATCAAAATGACGGAAATCTATACGGCCATTTTAGGGAACATCATGAATGGCTTTGGCTCTGTCATCTCCAACAATCTGAATCGCGTATTAAAGCTGTTGACCGCCATTACCATCGTTATCACATTACCTATGGTGATCGGCACCTTTTACGGGATGAACGTCGCGCTTCCTTTTCAGGATCATCCATACGCATTTACGATCATTATGATCATGTGCACCACCATTACCTCAGTAACAGCCCTCCTTTTTTGGAGGAAAAAATATTTCTAA
- a CDS encoding MFS transporter has translation MGESRERLWTRDFVLLTVCNLLLFLTVQMQTPTFPAYVKEAYQANDFVVSLVISLFSLAAVIARVFTGEALKTKSSKILAIVALGFVAIFSAGYYWAGSIVFFLLLRILVGIGFGMGSTTFPTIVSNVIPAKRIGEGMGYFGLSTSLAMALGPLIGLGLLNWFGFGSMLMVLVLLVAIIFPLMHFIRAYNQLPVSSGNAQTVTGIRRFYDKKLLLPAGLNFCLSITYGGILSFLALYGKEAHIENVGWFFLANALAMVLIRPFSGKLYDRKGHIAVLPPGAIFVGISLLLLSLTTTESLLLVSAAFYGLGYGMIQPSIQAWMVKVVTPEQRGMANGLFFNSIDLGIAVGSVLLGVIATHSSYSVMYRWSAACLLLFLIVYFLSQLAAAKAKKAAVASENMGM, from the coding sequence TTGGGAGAGAGTAGAGAGAGACTGTGGACGAGAGATTTTGTCCTGTTAACTGTATGCAATTTGTTGTTGTTTCTCACTGTGCAAATGCAGACACCTACATTCCCTGCCTATGTGAAGGAAGCGTATCAGGCCAATGATTTTGTCGTCAGCCTGGTCATTAGCTTGTTTTCACTTGCAGCAGTGATCGCAAGGGTGTTTACCGGGGAAGCATTGAAAACGAAAAGCAGTAAGATCTTGGCGATTGTAGCACTTGGATTCGTCGCGATATTTAGCGCAGGCTATTACTGGGCAGGAAGCATTGTTTTCTTTCTGCTGTTGCGAATCTTGGTCGGCATCGGTTTTGGAATGGGCAGTACGACCTTTCCGACGATTGTTTCCAATGTGATTCCTGCCAAACGGATCGGTGAAGGCATGGGGTATTTCGGCTTATCGACCAGCTTGGCAATGGCACTCGGCCCGTTGATTGGACTTGGCCTGTTGAATTGGTTTGGATTCGGATCGATGCTTATGGTTCTCGTGTTGCTGGTTGCCATTATTTTTCCGTTAATGCATTTTATCCGCGCCTACAATCAGCTTCCTGTGTCGTCCGGGAACGCACAAACGGTCACAGGCATTCGCCGTTTTTATGATAAAAAGCTGCTGCTTCCAGCTGGACTGAATTTTTGTTTGTCTATTACGTATGGCGGGATTCTCAGCTTTTTGGCCTTGTACGGGAAAGAAGCCCACATTGAGAATGTCGGCTGGTTTTTCCTTGCAAATGCACTGGCGATGGTGTTGATTCGTCCGTTTTCCGGCAAGCTGTACGATCGCAAAGGGCACATTGCCGTCCTGCCTCCCGGTGCGATTTTCGTCGGGATCAGCCTCTTGCTCCTGTCCCTAACAACGACAGAGTCCTTGCTTCTCGTCTCTGCTGCCTTCTACGGGCTAGGCTATGGCATGATTCAGCCATCTATCCAGGCGTGGATGGTGAAGGTCGTCACACCTGAGCAACGCGGCATGGCGAACGGACTGTTCTTTAATTCCATCGATTTGGGGATCGCGGTCGGCTCTGTGCTCCTCGGTGTCATTGCGACACATTCGAGCTACTCTGTCATGTACCGCTGGTCGGCAGCGTGCTTGCTGCTGTTCCTCATCGTTTATTTCCTTTCGCAGCTGGCTGCGGCCAAAGCGAAAAAGGCGGCGGTTGCGAGTGAAAACATGGGCATGTAA
- the purD gene encoding phosphoribosylamine--glycine ligase: protein MKILVVGGGGREHTIAWKLLQSSKVTKVYCAPGNGGTAQIAQNVPIGVHDFAALAQFVKDEGIDLTVVGPEDPLLAGIVDFFQERNLPIYGPNQKAAMIEGSKSFAKSLMKRYEIPTSAYESFLDYESASAYVREQGAPIVVKADGLAAGKGVVVAETVEEAEEALRQIMQESVFGEAGARVVIEECMFGEELSLLSFVDGETVKPMITSQDHKRIFNNDRGPNTGGMGTYAPVPQMSAELVDEIVKTIVQPMASGMAKDGIPFKGILYTGLMITEQGPKVVEFNARFGDPETQVLLPLLETDLLDIFVGTVNGELDAVDVTWQKGSAVCVVMAAPGYPGEYPKGALIQGLGQANEGATVFHAGTKETEEGIVTSGGRVLGVVATGADLAQARDTAYAKVQGISFDGAQYRTDIAARAMKYQQKS, encoded by the coding sequence ATGAAAATATTAGTGGTCGGCGGCGGCGGTCGAGAACACACGATTGCCTGGAAGCTGTTGCAGAGCTCTAAAGTAACCAAGGTATACTGTGCGCCAGGAAATGGGGGCACAGCCCAAATCGCTCAAAACGTACCGATTGGCGTCCATGATTTTGCTGCACTGGCTCAATTCGTCAAAGATGAGGGAATTGATCTGACTGTCGTTGGCCCGGAAGATCCTTTGCTGGCGGGGATTGTGGACTTTTTCCAGGAGCGCAACCTGCCGATCTATGGCCCGAATCAAAAAGCGGCAATGATCGAGGGCAGCAAGTCTTTTGCGAAAAGTCTAATGAAACGCTACGAGATTCCGACGTCTGCCTATGAATCGTTCCTGGATTACGAATCGGCGAGTGCGTACGTGAGAGAGCAGGGAGCTCCTATCGTTGTCAAAGCGGACGGCTTGGCAGCGGGGAAAGGAGTCGTTGTCGCAGAGACGGTGGAGGAAGCGGAAGAGGCACTCCGTCAAATCATGCAGGAAAGCGTCTTTGGAGAAGCAGGGGCGCGCGTGGTCATTGAGGAGTGTATGTTCGGCGAGGAGCTGTCGCTGCTGTCTTTCGTCGATGGAGAGACGGTTAAGCCGATGATTACCTCCCAGGATCATAAGCGAATTTTCAATAATGACCGCGGTCCCAATACAGGCGGCATGGGAACATACGCCCCGGTACCGCAAATGTCTGCTGAGCTGGTAGACGAGATCGTCAAAACGATTGTCCAGCCGATGGCATCAGGGATGGCCAAGGATGGCATTCCGTTCAAAGGCATTCTCTACACAGGTCTGATGATTACGGAGCAAGGACCAAAAGTCGTGGAGTTCAATGCGCGTTTTGGCGATCCAGAGACACAGGTGCTCTTGCCGTTGCTCGAAACAGATTTGCTTGATATTTTTGTCGGAACGGTCAATGGCGAGCTCGATGCAGTCGATGTGACATGGCAAAAAGGAAGTGCTGTTTGTGTCGTCATGGCAGCGCCGGGTTATCCGGGAGAATATCCAAAGGGTGCGTTGATCCAGGGACTGGGTCAGGCAAACGAGGGAGCTACGGTGTTTCACGCAGGTACGAAGGAAACCGAGGAAGGCATCGTGACGAGCGGTGGCCGTGTGCTTGGCGTTGTGGCAACAGGAGCGGATTTGGCGCAGGCGCGTGACACAGCGTATGCGAAGGTCCAAGGGATCTCGTTTGATGGGGCGCAGTATCGCACGGATATTGCGGCACGCGCGATGAAGTATCAGCAGAAGTCGTAA
- a CDS encoding EYxxD motif small membrane protein, whose amino-acid sequence MLVGSQMYEWMSHNFFVIATIIGVIAVMGYYFFRSSRKRGRYRQ is encoded by the coding sequence ATGCTTGTCGGCTCCCAGATGTATGAATGGATGTCGCATAACTTTTTTGTCATTGCCACGATCATTGGCGTCATCGCCGTGATGGGATACTATTTCTTCCGCTCATCGCGAAAGAGAGGAAGATATCGCCAATAA
- a CDS encoding MarR family winged helix-turn-helix transcriptional regulator, translating to MIHYVSLFLKDFDLTTEQFAVLYRLREEEGINQKELAQRSAKDQPSMTRILDTLAKKGFIEKTLSEQDRRAYIITLSPKGREWIEQAIPVEARAVADILEGISPEKLVFLREILLEINENINRKTTD from the coding sequence ATGATTCATTATGTTTCCCTTTTTTTAAAGGATTTTGATTTGACCACGGAGCAGTTTGCCGTCCTGTATCGGCTACGAGAAGAAGAGGGCATCAATCAAAAAGAGCTGGCCCAGCGCTCTGCCAAGGATCAGCCTTCCATGACACGCATTTTGGACACACTCGCCAAAAAAGGCTTTATCGAAAAGACTTTGAGCGAACAAGACCGACGCGCCTACATCATTACCCTTTCCCCGAAAGGACGGGAATGGATTGAGCAGGCGATTCCTGTAGAGGCTCGTGCCGTTGCAGACATTCTGGAAGGGATATCTCCTGAAAAGCTGGTCTTCTTGCGAGAAATCTTGCTGGAGATTAACGAGAACATCAATAGAAAAACGACGGACTAG
- a CDS encoding adenine deaminase C-terminal domain-containing protein, translated as MRVRALSDRDYLNMIRVSRRQAPASLWIKGASVLNVYTKEWQEHHVVVAGERIAYVGEKEPLVDDQTVIMEAAGQYLVPGYIEPHAHPFQWYNPYTLADFALQTGTTGMMSDSLMLMHLPFSQTAAIMDSLAAHPVKQFFWGRLDPQTGKAHPAFTKEKLAQMLEHPRVIQGGELTNWGGVLQEDETLLFGLKHTRDLGKRMEGHHPGASNETLNIAAAAGVTACHEAITAADLLSRIRLGMYATLRHSAIRPDLPELVKGWLALGVPWSSRMMLTSDGSTPPMHRDGFMDSTIRVAIEAGMPPEEAYIMATLNPAVYYGLDAEIGGIAPGRIADMLLLPAKDQPTPSIVIANGQRAAEKGTLLVPTVQPQWEEASLRLTDPLKKRTHPDWFRLRPDEDGKVPVIQMLNAVITRLSLEDMPVDQDGYVSLQHDPQLALIAIIDATGGNRTLAVLHGFGEHLEGLASTYSASGDWIVIGRDPQAMAQALERTREIKGGIVLIDEGKITCECPLPLAGKFSSAPMEEVISMGENLVSQLRSKGHVHLDPIYSLLFFTATHLPYARLTATGIVDVKSGQIVVPALPLS; from the coding sequence ATGCGTGTACGTGCTCTATCAGACCGTGATTACTTGAACATGATTCGCGTGAGTAGACGTCAGGCACCGGCAAGCCTCTGGATAAAAGGCGCAAGCGTTCTGAATGTGTATACAAAAGAATGGCAAGAGCATCACGTCGTAGTGGCAGGAGAACGTATTGCTTATGTAGGAGAAAAAGAGCCGTTGGTCGATGACCAGACCGTGATCATGGAGGCGGCTGGGCAGTATCTCGTGCCGGGTTACATCGAGCCACACGCGCATCCGTTTCAATGGTATAACCCATACACGTTGGCTGACTTTGCTCTGCAAACGGGAACCACTGGAATGATGTCGGACTCACTGATGCTCATGCATCTGCCTTTTTCGCAAACGGCAGCGATCATGGATTCTCTGGCAGCACATCCCGTAAAGCAGTTTTTCTGGGGCAGACTTGATCCGCAGACAGGAAAAGCTCATCCGGCGTTCACCAAGGAAAAATTGGCGCAAATGCTCGAGCATCCACGAGTAATCCAGGGAGGAGAGTTGACGAATTGGGGCGGTGTTTTACAAGAGGATGAAACGCTGCTTTTTGGTTTGAAGCATACGCGAGATTTGGGCAAAAGGATGGAGGGGCATCATCCGGGAGCTTCTAACGAGACCTTGAACATTGCCGCAGCAGCCGGTGTAACAGCTTGTCATGAGGCCATCACTGCAGCCGATTTGTTGTCGCGTATCCGTTTAGGCATGTATGCAACATTGCGCCATTCCGCCATTCGCCCTGATCTGCCGGAGCTGGTGAAAGGGTGGCTTGCGCTGGGGGTGCCGTGGTCATCACGGATGATGCTGACATCGGATGGAAGCACGCCGCCGATGCATCGAGACGGGTTCATGGATAGTACGATCCGTGTGGCCATTGAAGCGGGAATGCCGCCAGAGGAAGCGTATATCATGGCGACGTTGAACCCGGCTGTCTATTATGGGCTGGACGCGGAGATCGGAGGAATTGCTCCGGGCCGAATCGCGGATATGCTGTTGTTGCCTGCAAAAGATCAGCCGACACCCTCCATCGTAATTGCGAATGGACAACGGGCGGCAGAAAAGGGAACCTTGCTTGTCCCAACCGTACAACCACAATGGGAGGAAGCTTCTTTACGTTTGACAGATCCATTGAAAAAGCGGACGCATCCCGATTGGTTCCGCCTGCGGCCAGATGAAGACGGGAAGGTCCCTGTGATACAGATGCTGAATGCCGTTATCACGCGGCTGTCGCTAGAGGACATGCCCGTTGATCAGGATGGATACGTATCCTTGCAGCATGATCCGCAGTTGGCGTTGATCGCCATCATTGATGCGACTGGCGGTAACCGAACATTGGCAGTACTTCATGGCTTCGGTGAGCATCTTGAAGGGTTGGCCAGCACCTATTCAGCGTCTGGCGATTGGATCGTAATCGGACGAGATCCCCAAGCGATGGCACAAGCGCTGGAGCGTACTCGGGAAATAAAAGGCGGAATCGTCCTGATCGATGAAGGAAAAATCACTTGCGAATGCCCATTGCCTCTTGCTGGAAAATTCTCCTCTGCGCCGATGGAGGAAGTGATCAGCATGGGTGAAAATTTGGTAAGTCAGCTCCGTTCCAAAGGCCATGTCCATCTCGATCCCATTTATTCGCTTTTGTTTTTTACGGCTACCCACTTGCCGTATGCACGTCTCACGGCAACAGGCATTGTCGACGTTAAGAGTGGGCAAATCGTCGTTCCGGCACTCCCTCTTTCCTGA
- a CDS encoding YgaP family membrane protein yields the protein MQRNVGTTDAMLRITGGLLGLAYGIGKMSRRPYKTPWFLMGFSAMRVAEGVTRFCPTFAALGINSAKGVGMQGMMDQLKKKGVEMAVNQFTRSMNIAPIKGSDTIQDDASNTPAPTNKANIQYSASPQFSANQEKQPIDNQQKAKLTPEDQLLETAAREFISFRSQENNNSNTRYPTYK from the coding sequence ATGCAAAGAAACGTAGGTACGACTGATGCTATGCTTCGCATTACCGGCGGTTTGTTAGGCTTGGCATACGGTATCGGAAAAATGAGCCGCCGCCCCTATAAGACTCCTTGGTTTTTAATGGGGTTCTCCGCAATGAGGGTAGCAGAAGGGGTGACGCGTTTTTGTCCCACATTCGCCGCACTGGGCATTAATTCTGCAAAAGGAGTTGGCATGCAGGGCATGATGGACCAGCTCAAGAAAAAAGGCGTGGAGATGGCGGTCAACCAGTTTACCCGCTCCATGAATATTGCCCCTATCAAAGGCTCAGACACTATCCAAGATGATGCGAGCAACACTCCAGCGCCAACGAATAAGGCAAACATACAGTATTCTGCAAGCCCACAATTCTCAGCGAACCAGGAGAAACAACCAATCGACAATCAGCAAAAGGCGAAGCTTACCCCCGAGGATCAACTTCTCGAAACGGCGGCAAGGGAGTTCATCTCTTTTCGCTCCCAAGAAAATAACAACAGCAACACTCGCTACCCCACGTACAAGTAA
- the purM gene encoding phosphoribosylformylglycinamidine cyclo-ligase, with amino-acid sequence MSEAYKQAGVDIDAGNEAVERMKKHVKRTFRPEVMTDLGGFGALFRLDTKKYEKPILVSGTDGVGTKLKLAFAMDKHDTIGIDAVAMCVNDVVVQGAEPLFFLDYLAVDKVIPEKIEAIVKGIAEGCSQSGCSLIGGETAEMPGMYAEGEYDIAGFTVGVVDESKMITGASVAAGDVLIGLASSGVHSNGFSLVRKVLLADKGMSLHDHVDVLGKKLGEELLTPTRIYVKQVLSVLESHEVKALAHITGGGFTENIPRVLPEGMQAVINVGSWPVLPIFELVQEAGNISYPDMYKTFNMGIGMMLVVKPEDAVSVMEKLQELGEQAYLIGHIQAGERKVVYNGVEW; translated from the coding sequence ATGAGTGAAGCATATAAACAAGCTGGCGTAGACATCGATGCGGGCAACGAAGCCGTCGAACGCATGAAAAAGCACGTCAAACGAACCTTCCGCCCGGAAGTTATGACTGATTTGGGCGGGTTCGGAGCACTGTTTCGCCTGGATACCAAAAAATACGAGAAACCGATTCTCGTTTCTGGCACAGATGGAGTAGGAACCAAGCTGAAGCTCGCATTTGCCATGGACAAACACGATACAATCGGCATCGATGCTGTCGCCATGTGCGTCAATGACGTTGTGGTTCAAGGGGCAGAGCCGCTCTTTTTCCTCGATTATCTGGCAGTAGACAAGGTCATTCCGGAAAAAATTGAAGCGATTGTCAAAGGGATCGCGGAAGGCTGCTCCCAGTCCGGCTGCTCTCTGATTGGCGGGGAGACTGCCGAAATGCCTGGCATGTACGCAGAAGGCGAATACGACATCGCGGGCTTTACCGTAGGTGTGGTGGACGAGAGCAAAATGATTACAGGAGCGTCCGTGGCGGCAGGCGATGTACTGATCGGTCTGGCTTCCAGCGGCGTGCACAGCAACGGCTTCTCGCTCGTTCGCAAGGTTCTTTTGGCAGACAAAGGTATGTCCCTGCATGATCATGTTGACGTATTGGGCAAAAAGCTCGGCGAAGAGCTGCTGACACCGACCCGCATTTATGTAAAGCAAGTGTTATCCGTTCTGGAGTCCCATGAAGTGAAAGCTCTGGCACACATCACAGGCGGCGGCTTTACTGAAAACATTCCGCGCGTACTTCCAGAAGGAATGCAGGCTGTGATCAACGTTGGTTCCTGGCCGGTGCTGCCGATCTTCGAGCTGGTACAAGAGGCTGGTAACATCTCTTATCCGGATATGTACAAAACGTTCAACATGGGCATTGGCATGATGCTCGTCGTGAAGCCGGAAGACGCAGTGAGTGTTATGGAAAAGCTGCAAGAGCTGGGAGAACAGGCGTATTTGATCGGACATATTCAAGCGGGAGAGCGCAAAGTCGTATACAACGGGGTGGAATGGTGA
- the purH gene encoding bifunctional phosphoribosylaminoimidazolecarboxamide formyltransferase/IMP cyclohydrolase: protein MSVKKALISVSDKTGLIPFARRLVAAGVQIISTGGTASLLKAEGVPVIGISEVTGFPEILDGRVKTLHPNIHSGLLAVRDSEAHVQQLKDLGIETIDLVVVNLYPFKETIAKPDVTYEDAIENIDIGGPTMLRSAAKNHAFVSVVVDAADYEKVAEEIEANGDTTLETRRKLAAKVFRHTAAYDALISRYLSEQVGELLPESYTVTYEKAQDLRYGENPHQRAAFYREPLSDQLSIGNASQLQGKELSYNNINDADAALAIVREFAEPAVVAIKHSNPCGVGIGTDIRAAYQKAYEADPVSIFGGIVAANRPIDRDTALAMKEIFLEIIIAPDFTEEALAVLAEKKNLRLLRIPALNEPGKKVDNLFRVAPVAGGALIQDFDYKQLEENEIQVVTDRKPSEEELAQLKFAWKVVKHVKSNAILLAKDNMTIGVGAGQMNRVGAAKIAIEQAGALASGAVMASDAFFPMGDTVEEAAKAGITAIIQPGGSIRDQESIDACNRAGIAMIFTGTRHFKH, encoded by the coding sequence GTGAGTGTGAAAAAAGCGTTGATCAGCGTTTCTGACAAGACAGGATTGATTCCGTTTGCCCGTCGATTGGTAGCCGCCGGGGTACAGATCATTTCTACCGGGGGTACGGCTTCTCTTTTAAAAGCAGAGGGAGTTCCCGTCATTGGCATTTCTGAAGTGACTGGATTTCCAGAAATTTTGGACGGTCGCGTCAAAACGTTGCATCCCAATATCCACAGCGGCCTCTTGGCTGTAAGGGACAGTGAAGCACATGTGCAGCAACTAAAAGACCTTGGGATTGAAACCATTGATCTGGTTGTCGTGAACCTGTATCCTTTCAAGGAAACGATCGCGAAGCCAGACGTGACATATGAAGATGCCATTGAGAATATTGATATTGGTGGACCAACGATGCTGCGTTCTGCTGCGAAAAATCACGCGTTCGTCAGTGTAGTGGTCGATGCAGCCGATTATGAAAAAGTAGCAGAAGAAATTGAAGCAAATGGCGATACTACGCTAGAAACTCGTCGCAAGCTGGCTGCAAAAGTTTTCCGTCATACAGCCGCCTATGATGCCTTGATCTCTCGCTATTTGAGTGAGCAGGTGGGCGAACTGTTGCCTGAGAGCTACACGGTGACTTACGAGAAAGCACAGGATTTACGCTACGGGGAAAATCCACATCAACGTGCGGCATTTTACCGTGAGCCGTTATCGGATCAGTTGAGCATCGGGAATGCGAGTCAACTGCAAGGAAAAGAGCTTTCCTATAACAACATCAATGACGCAGATGCAGCGCTGGCGATTGTACGTGAATTCGCTGAACCTGCTGTCGTTGCGATCAAGCACTCCAACCCTTGTGGAGTAGGGATCGGCACTGATATTCGCGCCGCTTACCAAAAAGCGTATGAAGCAGACCCTGTCTCTATTTTCGGTGGGATCGTGGCAGCAAACCGCCCGATTGACCGTGACACTGCACTCGCAATGAAAGAGATTTTCTTGGAAATTATTATCGCACCAGACTTCACCGAAGAGGCATTGGCGGTTCTGGCTGAGAAAAAGAACCTGCGTCTCTTGCGTATTCCTGCGCTGAATGAACCAGGCAAAAAAGTGGACAATCTGTTCCGCGTGGCTCCGGTTGCAGGCGGTGCGCTCATTCAAGACTTCGACTACAAGCAGCTCGAAGAAAACGAGATTCAAGTGGTCACAGACCGCAAGCCTTCGGAAGAGGAACTGGCACAGTTGAAATTCGCCTGGAAGGTCGTCAAGCACGTCAAATCGAATGCGATTCTCTTGGCAAAAGACAATATGACCATCGGCGTGGGTGCAGGCCAGATGAACCGCGTTGGGGCAGCGAAAATCGCCATCGAGCAGGCAGGTGCATTGGCAAGTGGCGCGGTTATGGCCTCGGATGCGTTTTTCCCGATGGGAGATACCGTGGAAGAGGCAGCCAAAGCAGGGATTACCGCTATCATTCAGCCAGGCGGCTCCATTCGCGACCAAGAATCGATTGATGCTTGCAACCGAGCGGGCATCGCGATGATCTTTACCGGCACTCGTCATTTCAAGCACTAA